The region ACCCGACAAGCTGGACGCGGACGACGCTCCGAAGACCCGTGGCGGCGTATTCCTGACGACGCTGACCGCCTTCTTCCTGGCCGAAATGGGCGACAAGACGCAGATCGCCACCATTGCCCTCGCCGCCCAGTACCAAGCGCTCACGGCGGTGGTGCTGGGCACTACGCTGGGCATGATGATCGCCAATGTCCCGGCGGTGCTGTTCGGCGAGCGCGCTGCGCGCACGCTGCCGGCGAAACTGGTGCACGGAATTGCGGCTGCGCTGTTCGCGGTAATCGGAATGGCGACCCTGCTCGGGGCCGCCGGAGCACTTGGCTTGTGAGGCGATGCCGTGCATTCAACGGGCGATCACATCCGGCTGCGCGGGGCGGCGGTTAGACTCGCGCACCCCTACACGCGCAGGCTGCCCCGTTGTCGCGATCATCCGCCCCCACGCTGTACGCCCGAATGCGCGAACGCCATCTGCTACCCGTCCTGACCGGCTGGTTCGGCCTGTGCTGGGCGCTGGTGGAGTTCGCCGGGTTCCTTGCCGGGCGTTATGGAGCACCCGAGCGGCTGATCGACCTGCTGTTCGTCGCGATGTGGGCCTTCCTGCCGCTGGTGGCCCTGCTGACCTGGTGGATCGGCGCGCCGGGGGCCACGCACTGGACTCGCCGCCGGATCGGCCTGGCCGTGCTGTTGTTCGCGATCGCCGGCCTGGTCGTGTTGAAGACAGATCTGCGCGTGCCGGCCACGCCACCGCAGGCGGCCGCCGCGCCGGCGCCCGCGCCGGCACCGAAAGCCGCGGCGCAGCCGGCAACGCCGTGGGTGATCGTGTTTCCGTTCAGTGCCGGCGCGGCGTTGGCCGAATCGGACCACTGGCTGCCGGCCGCGCTGCCGGCACTCGCGGAATATGACCTGGCCTACGACCCGCGCCTGCGCGCCGTGTCCGCTCTCGGCTCACTGGGGCGGCAGTTGCAGAGCCAGCTGACCCTGCGCGGTGCGCGCGACATCGAGTCTGCGCCGCTGGCCGCGCGCCTGCAGGCGGCGCGCGCGCTCGGCTTCCAGGGGATCGTGGTCGGCAGCGTCGACGGCGCGCCGGGCAGCTACCGGGTGGTCGCCGAGGTCCACCGCCTCGGATCGCTGGACCCGCCCGGTCGCGTGGAGAAGCAGGCGGCCGATCCCTGGGAGGCGGTCGACCAGGTGGCGGCCGGTGTCCGTACCCTGCTTGCGGTGGCGGGCGACAGCCGTGCCGCGCCGGACCCGCCGCTCAAGAGCGTCACCACCGAGTCCGCCGACGCGCTGCGCGACTACGCTGCCGCCACGCGCGCACTGGGCATGGACGGCGATGCGGCGCGCGCACTCGGCCTGCTCGAAGGTGTGCTGGCGCTCGATCCGGGATTCGTGCTCGCCGACAGCCTGCTTCAGTCGGCGCGCTCGATGCTCGGCGAGGCCACTGCCGCGCGCGCCGGGATGGAGGCGCTGGAGCCGCGCCTCGGTGTGCTGCCGGACCGGATGCGCTACGCCACCCAGGTCTGGCTGGCGCGCGCGCGCGGGCAGGCGAGCCAGGTCCGCCAGGTGTATGAAATCTGGGCGCGCCAATGGCCGGCCGATCGGGACCCACGGCTGGCGTTGGCGCGGCTCGACCTGCAGGACGATCCGGGCAACGAAGCGGCCTGGCGCGCGCTGCGCGAAGCCACCGTCGACGGGGGATCGGCCGCCGAACTCGCAGCACTGGCGCGCTCCTGGTTGCAGATGGACGAGCTGGACGAGGCGGCAGAACTGGTCGCGCTGGCGCGCGAGCGCGACCCGGGTGACGC is a window of Rhodanobacteraceae bacterium DNA encoding:
- a CDS encoding TMEM165/GDT1 family protein — translated: MEAFLVSTGVVALAEIGDKTQLLAFVLAARFRKPWPIVLGILVATLANHAGAGALGSFITTVMSPMALRWILGLSFIGMALWILIPDKLDADDAPKTRGGVFLTTLTAFFLAEMGDKTQIATIALAAQYQALTAVVLGTTLGMMIANVPAVLFGERAARTLPAKLVHGIAAALFAVIGMATLLGAAGALGL